A window of Pyrobaculum aerophilum str. IM2 contains these coding sequences:
- a CDS encoding Rab family GTPase: protein MGGGFSVAKSWAVVFLGVGGVGKTTYIYKLLGISKTPQLTRRPRTYFTATELGRLFLVDIPGQRATEVAKAYYEAARSYGLRLDLAVYMYSVVEPETLDALWQIHEWAVRIPVARRILVGNKVDLAEELGVIVEGEDAARGLGISAVYYTSALKDEPTRLLTILFDNLT from the coding sequence ATGGGAGGGGGTTTTTCCGTGGCTAAGTCTTGGGCTGTGGTGTTTTTGGGCGTCGGCGGCGTGGGCAAGACCACTTATATATATAAGTTGCTGGGCATTTCTAAGACGCCTCAGTTGACGCGAAGGCCGCGCACTTATTTCACCGCCACTGAGCTTGGGAGGCTGTTTTTAGTGGATATCCCGGGGCAGAGGGCTACGGAGGTGGCCAAGGCTTATTACGAGGCGGCTAGGAGCTACGGGCTGAGGCTGGACCTCGCCGTTTATATGTACAGCGTGGTGGAGCCGGAGACGTTAGACGCCCTTTGGCAGATACACGAGTGGGCTGTGAGAATTCCCGTGGCGCGGAGGATTTTAGTGGGCAATAAAGTCGACTTGGCGGAGGAGCTTGGGGTGATAGTGGAGGGCGAGGACGCGGCTAGGGGCCTCGGCATCTCCGCCGTTTACTACACGTCTGCGCTAAAAGACGAGCCCACACGCCTTTTAACGATTCTCTTTGACAACTTGACATA